A stretch of DNA from Montipora capricornis isolate CH-2021 chromosome 1, ASM3666992v2, whole genome shotgun sequence:
GATTACAAACCGAATAATGGTCTATGTATTTGATGAATACTCGCACAGTTAAATCTGCCATGGCTTTCCATGGACCGTCTCCATCACTTTGCTGCCACTAGACATGATAAAGGAGCTAAACTCGAAAACAGTTGGGGTTTCATAGATGGAACAGTGAGACCCTAATTTAAGCCAGATCAAGACTAGAGAATTCTTTATAACACTGCTTCGATGAATCCAGTTCGTGTATTCTTGTGCCACAAATTGTTTCATAGTCCGCTGCTTTGGGGCTTGAATGAAATTCTTGAGCATGGTACCATGTAAATACTGGTGttaccgtacttattcggctacaagccgatcttggctataagccgagaccccaaacCTCTTGcgcaaaaaatcaacttgattgacatGAATTGCAAATGCATAATACCCGGCTATAAAccgagacccattttaggtcttgatgtgtattatcgactatggaattttcgtaatttaaaatacaaattgacattgactgaaaaattatactcaaagcaatcaaatgaacacaaaagataagaaacaaacaagcgacGTGATCGTGAGGTGacgaatattattaaacaattactGACCTCACTGGAAACGTGTCTTCGTACAAGCgaagcgttttataaaaagttattcgactggaaaccttacaacctcgcctttaaacttaaaatagtcgcCGAAGCAGAAGCTGTAGAAAATAACTCCGAGATCGCCGGAGAATACGGCATGATTCAGCGAGTCGATGGTTCCGTCGCTGGAGGAAAGATAAGGCAAATCTGTTCAACGGGGAGCTTATCGTGGAGCGTATCCCGAGCTCGATCAAACGACCTTTGGCGtggttttcagagcaaagaattcaaggtaagattttccctttaatgcgtacggtttttttgcttggaaaatgtcGCTACAAGAAGAATACACTTGCGTTTTTGTCTCAATTTGTCTCAAGTGGTGTCATGTGAcaagcttgtttacacaatCTGTGTCAACCGAtggtgcaatctcgttcccagactcctcgTTCCTTCTATCGGTAAAACAGGTTTGGCGCGATATTCCCGAAGAGATGGTGAGGCGTTTGTTCAAGACTGGTGTTACCTCTATAACGCACTCGACAGCACAGTCTGACAGAAGACGATGCAGTCTTCGACGAGAATattccagaacaaaaaaaaagtgaagacgAGGAAATGGACGACGAATTCGAGACAGACAACGAGGAAGAAGACAAGCAATAAGATCGATCCCGATCACACAACAACACGAAGGGCTCCTTTACGAGCCACCAAGTAATAAAAGTCCATATTACACtaacaacaacttctcttcattttacaagtaatttagttcggcttgtaagtgaatacacgttcattttttactgttttaatttgctgagaaaattttTACCAAAAATACTCGGCcataagccgagaccccttctacggcttcaaatttgcccaaattgagtgaggatttgtgtaaaaatcgctcggcttatagctgatTCATATGTGGACATCATTTTGCTGCTTCATGGGTTTGGGAAATATTCCTCAATCCATGTGGCATACAGTATTAGACGGCAATTTCTCTTGACTTCCAGGGTCAATTTTATGAGAAAAATAGCTGGCGAATCTCCAAAATGACGAACAAAAACGCTTTTGAGTTTGGCAAACCATGTATTTGTCAAGTGACTTCGCTAGCGGCTCATGATTTGCGAAATCGAGTAGTTTTCGAGATATAAATGTATGTAATcattagttgttgtccttcagtagcatattgaGGTTAAtgttccaagttcgagtgaggcctaacactactgtgaagtttcagtacccaattattccatcagagatcaaccctagtattggaattggggcccgcacaaggacagagaaaaactctgaccagggtgggatttgtaTGTATTAATAAGTCtgtaatttttaaaggaaagcaGTGCTGCATAACACCATGCATGAGAGGTTTAGCTCAGCTGATATGTAACACCCATTCCATGTTACATTCTACCTCCTGTTGGTAAGCAAATCCTCGATCTCTCGGAATGAACCAAGGTGATTGTTCATATTCAGCGATTATTTCTAAAATCGTCACAGGATCGACGGAATGTCTACGGTATTTTATCGTCACCTTTACTAATCCTGCGttcatttttcgcacgcattCTCTATACGGTATTAGAGTTCAATCTGCCAACTCCACAAAGGCATATTTTGTTTGAAGACCGAACGAAAAAGCATGCCCGTTAAACCTACATTCACTAAAAATCGACGCCATTACATGAAAATTCGCTCCCAGACTTAccgagcaaaaaacaaaaaccaaaaaaaaaaaaatccaaaaaaacaaaaaacaaaaacattaccACTACCCTAAAGCCTTTAAAAGATGCGCGCGACTCTGGGGACAAAAGTGAGAGGCAAAGGAAAAGTGATACATGGACGTTTATTGAATAGATTAATTGAAATGGAGTGATCGAGTGAGTGCCATCCGACTACCTCCGATACCTCATGGCATGACTATGTCATCCATAAGCTAAAAACTACGGGCTGTGTGCtgcttctttttttaaagttattattgCGGTTGTATATCTGTGTCCTTCTTTCCTTTATCGATAGTGTTTGTGCTTCATTTCTTTGTTCGAAATTGTAGCTTACTTTATTGCGAAACTGTCTCTTCGGCTTCCCTAACTCGCGGATGTGTTTTAAAcggtttgttggttttctttgaCTGGTCCAGTCAATTCGGCTTCTCTTGTTGACAGTTTCTGTTTGttaatgctgtttttttttttttttaacaacggTAAACTGCATCTGCCTTATTGAGCGTAAGCCACCCATTTTTAAGATACATACGTGAGTCAAACTTTAGTTCAAATTCAATTGGCTAGAATTAAGACAgtgttaaattattttgttcagACTGGATGTATCGCATTTGTACAGAACTTAGTAATTTTAAGCCGTGTATTCCTCTCCCATCAGTTAACCTGACAGCAATCATCCTGCTCCAGAGCGCAATGTCATCTTTTGAGCATGCAATTGGAAGCTGAAATCCCTTTCTTCGTCACCCAATCAGATTTTAGTTTCCTCTGACTGCGTTTCCCATTAAATAAATACTGCGCAAACTGTTGTGGAGCAAAACTGATTACAAAGTAAAggaaaacaattaaaatatATACCACCGCAAGGAATTTTTTCACTGACGTTGAGAAAAAATTAGTTTCAAGGTTTCGGCTGCAGATCTTCGAAAATCGAACTTGGGAGTTTGAAAAACAGTAGGTAAGTTTTATGTTTAGTGATTGCAGCTTTATTAAAACAGTTTTAcagctggagaaaaaaaaaacttattccaTTTTATCCATCGCGCAATAAGTTCTATACACCAGCTAGGCTTTGTAGCCGTTCATGCACTATCGATACGAAAAATAACAGGCGTTTAATTAACGGTTTGAGTGATCCCTTTGGATTGAGATACCAGCTTGTCGTATCTTTTCTTGCAGTTCTTTAGCATCCTCtaccaaaacaacaaaatgctGTAACGCCTTTGTTGCTTTTGTCTCTTTTGACGCTATTTAGTATTTTCTTCCTCATCAAAGCGTATTACTCAATGTAGGGTGGACTATTTAAATACTGGGGCCGGGTGTAGTGGTAAATCAAAATGGCGATCGGGATTTAAAAGATTAGACTTCTTCGTGGgggaaaatcaatttttttaaaacacaaacCTGACTACATCTGCATTTGCTTTTACTTCTTTGTACTGCTTAATGAAGGATGCTTTTGTGTCTTTTAGAGTTATTATATTACTAGCTTTCTCATTCTTTTCTGTTCTGTGTTAATTGTACCTTTTTGTGATAACCAATGATTTTTCTATATTTGCCAATTGTGTCCTTAGTTATAGCAAATTCAATTGTTCTTCGGTTGACAGCATTTTTTTCTATTAtagttatttatatattttgaaGTAGCTCTTTAAATAAGCTTTAAAGCTTCTCTCGGCTCCCTTGCTTCtaaatgtaaagaaaaagaaaaaaataaataaataggaaGCATCGCCATCACATTCAACACTGGGTTTTTACGTGCGGTGTTTTTTGcaagatatgaaaattaatggcaggcttataaaataaataaacccctaTCTGACTTGCTGGTATGTTGGCTGATAATGTCATTGGCTGAGAGATTGTCCTCAAGATTTCATATTTGCCCTCGGCCAAATATACATTTTTCGGACAATCTCTCAACCGCGAGAGCTTAAGGCAAACCACGTTTAGAATTCGCTCGAGTGTAGTTTTCATCGTAGTCAGATGTGGTAATTATCCACGTTGCTGTCACGAAGCTCTTGGCTTGATACTCTCAGTGCAGGACATACGACATGCATGTCCCTGTTTATTTTCACCTGAAAGGTAATTGGAAAAGCTCACACGGACTTCCCAacacaaacaaataataataatactttatttataatGCGCACATGATCCTAAAGTTCTAAGGCGCCtcacaataataaaataataaaagctataaaaataataatatatatatatatatatttctctaAAATAACTAACATGATatgataataaacaaaaaatataaaataagttaaaaggcctgtttaaaaagataagtcttaagatTAGATTTAAAGGAAGCAATACCAGAGCTTAGTCTAACATTAAGAGGAAGACTATTCCACAATTTGGGGGCACAAACTGAAAACGCCCTATCTCCGTACGTTTTAAGATTAGATGttggaacttttaataaaaactGAGTTGATGATCTTAATTGTCTGGCTGGAATGTATCTAGAAAGTAAATCACTAATATATGCAGGTGCCAAGCCGTTAAGTGCCTTATAAGTTAataacaaaatcttaaatagtaTACGCTGTGACACAGGAAGCCAATGTAGCTCAAGAAGGGTAGGCTTGATATGCTCATATTTAGACCTACGCATGACAACCCGAGCAGCACAGTTCTGAACTAATTGAAGTCTATGGATAAGATATCCAGGGAGACCATATAACAAAGAATTACAATTATCTAATCGACATGTTACAAATGCATGAATTAAGGTCTTAGCATTCTCAACTGATAAATACTTTCTAATACGCGATATGTTGCGTAAATGATaaaatgcagatttacataTTGTAGctacttgtttttcaaagttcatgGTGTCATCAAACATTACACCAATGTTCCTCGCTTCCCTTGATGGCTTAATAGACTCAGCACCAACGTTGACAAATGGGATCTCAGGACTAGGACGAAATTTAGAACCAATAACCAATAATTCAGTTTTGTCAGCATTTAACTTCAACTTATTTGCGGACATCCAAGAATAGATCTCACTAACACAGGCCTCAACACTTGAAACAGACAATGCAGCATCAGATGcatcaaatgaaaaataaatctgGGAATCATCCGCGTACAGATGGAAATCTAAGCCATGTTGTCTGACAATGTCGCCTAGTGGAGATGTATATAAAAGATATAAAAGTGGACCCAATACCGATCCTTGCGGTACACCATGAAGAAGATCACGAGGTGCAGAATCACTTCCTCTTATAGAAACAGACTGACTTCGGTTCATGAGATAAGATTTAAACCAAGCGAGAGCCTTCTGCTTTATACCAACCGCACCTCAAGTCTATGTAACAAGATTGCGTGATCTACCGTGTCGAAAGCGGCCGACAAATCAAGAAGTAGCAGAATTACAATCCGGTTGCTGTCCACAGCAGTAAGGATGTCATTATGGACTTTTAATAAAGCAGTCTCAGTACTATGAAATTTCTTATATGCTGACTGAAGTGTTTCACCAAGGCAGTTTATCTCTATGTACTTCTTGAGTTGTATAGCAACAGTTTTTTCAATTAGTTTAGAAACTAAAGGCAGGTTGGAGACAGGTCGAAAATTCTTGAATTCATCAGTACTCAAAGAAGCCTTTTTCAAAATAGGAGTTATCACAGCCATCTTGAGTGAATCGGGAATTGTAGCAGAATCCAGAGAAAGATTAACAAACTTAGTAAGGACAGGCAGCAGTACCGGTAGACACTGTTCAAAAATATTAACACAGACGGGGTCAAGAGCACAGCATTTTATCTTTGATGATTTAATAATATCAGCCATGTCGTCAGTAGTGACAGAGTTAAAACTAAGTAACTCCTGCGTACATCCCATATGTAGATCATGTGGAATGGAGCCACTGAAGGATTTACGTATATTGATGATTTTCTCAGCAAAAAAGGTGTTAAAACGATTGGCAAGAACAAAGTCAGAAGGAGCAGGTGGATAACGTATTTCAGGTTTTCTGTATAATAAGTTATTGATAGTTTCAAAAAGGACGCGCTGATCACCTTGATTAGAATCAATAATTGAGGCGTAGTAAACTTCTTTAGCATCATTAACCATTTTGTTGACAATCTTGCATTGATCCAGGTATAAGAGGCGCGCAGTATCAGTTCTCATTTGACGCCATTTCCTTTCTAACATCCTTCGTTTCCTCTTAGCACTAGCAATCTCCATGGTATACCAGGGAGTCGATGGACGTGCAGTTACAATATGTCTTTTTATAGGCGCATGAAGATCCAGGAGTGATTTAAGTGTGTGATTATAACTACTAATCAGGCCAGACAGATCATGATCACCAGTCTGATTTAAAAAATCAGAGTTACTCAAGTCGCGACGAAAGGTTTCCATATCGATAGATTTTAAATTACGAAATAAAATCTCCTTCTTCTCGAAAGATGGCTTAGCGAAGAGGAGTTTGCCCATGACAGCTAGGTGATCAGATATATCAGGGTCATGAATACATAGATTCCTCACGAACTGTTAATAACATATAGTAATAACAAGATCTAGTGTATGATCATTGTTATGAGTAGCACCATTAACATGTTGAGTCATATTAAATGAATCAAGAAGATTCAAAAATTTAACGGCATTGTCATCCTCGAAACAATCAACATGAATGTTAAAATCGCCAACCAGCAGCAGGTACCCAGGAGAGATGGAAAGATACTCAAGATAGTTAGCAAATTCATCACAGAAGGCTGATATGTTCGCACCAGGAGGACGGTATAAAACAACCAAGCGGACAGGAGCAGtcgataatttcaaaaagagttCGATGTATTCAAATAACTGATAACTTCCGGCGTTAGTGTGGTTAGTGACGTTCAAAGTATTCCTCAAAACGACTCCCACTCCTCCACCCCTCATGTTCATTCTAGGGGTGTGGTAGAGAGAGTAGCCAATAGGACAAGCATCACGTACAGGATAGTTGTCGTAATCATCACCACGAAGCCAAGTTTCAGTTACTGCCAGTATATCAATGTCATTATCAGCAATAAAGTCTTGAATAAGTCGTGACTTGTTACAGATAGAACGTGAATTAATAAGAGAAAAATCCAGACACAACGAACCAGTAGTATCAACGAGCGGTGAAGCAGCCTTAATGTAGGTCAAGTTACGAGTGTTTACATTATTCAATAACACAGGAATGTTAGTAGAAATCTGTGAACAATCGGGTAAGAGTTGATGCACATCACGAGGCGTTAATGATGCATTGTCTTGATAGTAGCCTTCAAACGATGTCGCCATAATTTGCATACAGcccgaagaaaaaacatttccaaattttgaataaatttgccAAGAAATACAAACACCCACTTTCCTTCTTCGAATTACTGCGTTTTCCGACTGAATTCGTAGAAAAATATACATACCTTAACAGGatacaatgagatacaatgatttgctattagtctctcccccacggggattttcaggactaattttacaatacttttgtggggggctttagccagactgcttgttacgcagtttacaattaatttttatggaagtgaaagatgcccccgtccagcttAGGTTTaatagaccacaacaccggggactacttCCCCTACTGttatcgaacagtgagtgggttcttgAACGTCCcgtactatttaatttccaacaagagttatgagacgggacctccggtttacagtccttatccgagaagacttgaaagtctaaccgtttgcagatgtaattacaaaggcagcacattctcctcagttattttaagaccctgagtgttggtccggccggagtcgaactcacgacctcccgcatgacagcccgatgctcaaccaactgagccaccggtgcgcggagCCCACGACTAGGAGCgatggcattttttttatgTCATGGCATTTTTACAGGCCCATCTATTTTAGAGTACCTTTTCCCtcggaaaaaaatgtaatttgtgaCGATTGAATGACTAAAtgattagtcagaaattgataTTCTGACGGCAGGATGGAGAGGCTCGAGGGTTGTCAAGGGAATagttaaaggagaac
This window harbors:
- the LOC138060100 gene encoding uncharacterized protein, whose product is METFRRDLSNSDFLNQTGDHDLSGLISSYNHTLKSLLDLHAPIKRHIVTARPSTPWYTMEIASAKRKRRMLERKWRQMRTDTARLLYLDQCKIVNKMVNDAKEVYYASIIDSNQGDQRVLFETINNLLYRKPEIRYPPAPSDFVLANRFNTFFAEKIINIRKSFSGSIPHDLHMGCTQELLSFNSVTTDDMADIIKSSKIKCCALDPVCVNIFEQCLPVLLPVLTKFVNLSLDSATIPDSLKMAVITPILKKASLSTDEFKNFRPVSNLPLVSKLIEKTVAIQLKKYIEINCLGETLQSAYKKFHSTETALLKVHNDILTAVDSNRIVILLLLDLSAAFDTVDHAILLHRLEVRLV